A genomic stretch from Streptomyces fungicidicus includes:
- the gvpJ gene encoding gas vesicle protein GvpJ — MATTTTYSSSEVVYVPRAGTLYDTLELILDRGMVIDVFVRVSLVGIEILKIDARIVVASVDTYLKFAEACNRLDLEATSRSTTIPELFGGKAAKAVGKRKVKKTIESVGDKLRDVVGGSDEEDEEEPEERPRRRTAPAKSGGRRKRKTE; from the coding sequence ATGGCCACGACCACCACCTACTCCAGCAGCGAGGTCGTGTACGTACCGCGCGCCGGGACGCTGTACGACACCCTCGAACTCATTCTGGACCGCGGCATGGTCATCGACGTCTTCGTCCGGGTGTCGTTGGTCGGCATCGAGATCCTGAAGATAGACGCGCGCATCGTGGTCGCCAGCGTCGACACGTATCTGAAGTTCGCCGAGGCGTGCAACCGGCTCGACCTGGAGGCGACCTCGCGCAGCACCACCATTCCCGAACTGTTCGGCGGGAAGGCGGCCAAGGCCGTGGGGAAACGCAAGGTCAAGAAGACCATCGAGTCGGTGGGCGACAAACTGCGCGACGTCGTCGGCGGTTCCGACGAGGAGGACGAGGAGGAGCCGGAGGAACGGCCGCGCCGCCGAACCGCCCCGGCGAAGTCCGGGGGACGCCGCAAACGGAAGACTGAGTGA
- a CDS encoding gas vesicle protein GvpO: MPEQRHTRPSTPSKGTRARGASGAAGQEAVTRFGPEKAARTACDWLQSFIVHRIESVCAVRRTEDGWCVAVDVLEVARIPDTTSLLATYEVELDGSGRPAEYRRVCRYHRGTANH, translated from the coding sequence ATGCCGGAGCAACGCCACACCCGTCCCAGTACGCCTTCCAAGGGCACGCGTGCCCGCGGTGCCTCAGGGGCCGCCGGTCAGGAAGCGGTCACGCGCTTCGGTCCCGAGAAGGCCGCCCGCACCGCCTGCGACTGGCTGCAGAGCTTCATCGTCCACCGCATCGAGAGCGTGTGTGCCGTGCGGCGCACCGAGGACGGCTGGTGCGTCGCTGTCGACGTGCTGGAAGTGGCACGCATCCCCGACACAACCAGCCTGCTCGCCACGTACGAGGTGGAACTCGACGGATCCGGCCGGCCTGCCGAGTACCGCAGAGTCTGCCGCTACCACCGGGGCACCGCCAACCACTGA
- a CDS encoding ArsR/SmtB family transcription factor, which translates to MDNLLHAPVSQLRREIEYLDFRPGQLPWARRVAEGDRDALRELAKALRACHRLTVEPYWDRGRSELVALSTRSASLMLEGGVDLLLRSVCAPQVRWRPPVLEAPYPRRVDVHLEGRGLVITPTVFSKHPVSFLWDPLDTAQPPRLTVPALRRPLTGTGAAESDGATVRNLESLLGRTRAAALRVTAEGCTTSELARRLNVTAAAASQHATVLRDTGLITTSRRGGSVLHLITPLGLALLWTGALTQP; encoded by the coding sequence GTGGACAATCTGCTGCACGCCCCGGTGTCCCAGCTGCGCCGCGAGATCGAGTATCTCGACTTCCGTCCCGGACAACTGCCGTGGGCCAGACGGGTGGCGGAGGGCGACCGTGACGCGCTGCGGGAGCTGGCGAAGGCCCTGCGCGCCTGCCACCGACTGACCGTGGAGCCCTATTGGGACAGAGGACGGTCCGAACTGGTCGCGCTGTCCACCCGTAGCGCAAGCCTGATGTTGGAGGGAGGCGTCGATCTCCTGCTGCGCTCGGTCTGTGCACCACAGGTCCGCTGGCGTCCGCCGGTGCTCGAAGCCCCGTACCCGCGCCGAGTCGATGTGCACCTCGAGGGGCGGGGACTCGTCATCACGCCTACGGTCTTCTCGAAGCACCCGGTGAGTTTCCTGTGGGACCCGCTCGACACCGCTCAGCCACCCCGCCTGACCGTACCGGCCCTCCGCCGGCCACTGACCGGCACCGGAGCGGCGGAGTCGGACGGCGCGACCGTCCGGAACCTGGAGTCCCTGCTCGGCCGCACCCGAGCCGCCGCCCTGCGAGTGACGGCGGAAGGCTGCACGACGAGCGAACTGGCCCGCCGCCTCAACGTCACGGCCGCCGCGGCCAGCCAGCACGCGACCGTGCTGCGCGACACGGGCCTCATCACCACCAGCCGCCGCGGCGGCTCCGTACTCCACCTCATCACCCCGCTCGGGCTGGCCCTGCTGTGGACCGGCGCACTAACGCAACCGTGA
- a CDS encoding YunG family protein, with translation MIPWNLLDLDKALRASWAADTCSPDDQADWQSDNPAWGHCDITALIVNDVFGGDLRVGEVHRDETQHGFHWWNRLPSGVELDLTREQFRHGQTVTAARVVERPAGPLPRRWEEYLLLRERVIKHLGPLPEPV, from the coding sequence ATGATCCCTTGGAACCTGCTCGATCTCGACAAGGCGCTGCGCGCCAGCTGGGCCGCCGACACCTGTTCGCCCGATGACCAGGCCGACTGGCAGTCCGACAACCCGGCCTGGGGACACTGTGACATCACGGCCTTGATCGTCAACGACGTCTTCGGCGGCGATCTCAGAGTGGGCGAGGTCCACCGTGACGAGACCCAGCACGGTTTCCACTGGTGGAACCGGCTGCCCAGCGGTGTGGAACTCGACCTGACACGCGAGCAGTTCCGGCACGGACAGACCGTCACGGCGGCCCGAGTCGTCGAGCGCCCGGCCGGCCCGCTGCCCCGCCGCTGGGAGGAGTACCTCCTGCTGCGTGAGCGTGTCATCAAGCATCTCGGTCCGCTCCCGGAGCCTGTCTGA
- a CDS encoding ABC transporter substrate-binding protein, which produces MTTAPSPSGAEHTDGSSVRLGALVPLTRPGWVEAGRHLLAGLDLAVREVNDAGGIDGRPLELVVRDTMADGERAAAAVDELADLGVAAVAGEYHSVVARAVASRADALGVPFLCSSAVIDALTEEPTEWVARLAPAQSHGWRIYADFLLGAGRRRIAVATQPSVYWASGTRILRDHLARGGGTVVELDTTALTPESLCDMLVDHGATALLLLVGHPEPAVPIVKAVRRDRRLAEILIGAPAGQPEFAEWAAMLGGEGTGIPFLRYLPERLGPLGERVGKELRERLGEAPSFVAFEGWDTVAVLADVLRSDGTDRAAIAEAWPRVTVEGTRGLIRFSRTPGVSVRQWAWTPIQVVDRDPAELDRFRILHVG; this is translated from the coding sequence ATGACCACGGCACCATCGCCGTCCGGAGCGGAGCACACGGACGGGTCGTCCGTCCGCCTGGGTGCTCTCGTCCCGCTGACGCGGCCCGGCTGGGTCGAGGCGGGCCGACACCTGCTCGCAGGACTCGACCTGGCCGTTCGCGAGGTCAACGACGCCGGCGGGATCGACGGCAGACCACTGGAGTTGGTGGTCCGGGACACCATGGCCGATGGGGAGCGGGCCGCGGCGGCCGTGGACGAACTGGCCGACCTGGGCGTGGCCGCCGTGGCGGGCGAGTACCACAGCGTGGTCGCCCGTGCCGTCGCCTCCCGGGCCGACGCCCTCGGTGTGCCGTTCCTCTGCTCGTCGGCAGTGATCGACGCGCTCACCGAGGAGCCGACGGAGTGGGTAGCGCGCCTGGCCCCGGCCCAGTCTCACGGCTGGCGGATCTACGCTGACTTCCTTCTCGGCGCGGGCCGGCGTCGGATCGCCGTGGCGACCCAGCCGAGCGTCTATTGGGCGTCCGGCACCCGCATTCTGCGGGACCATCTCGCTCGCGGCGGCGGCACGGTCGTCGAGCTCGACACGACCGCGCTCACCCCCGAGTCCCTGTGCGACATGCTCGTCGACCATGGCGCGACAGCGCTTCTCCTGTTGGTCGGCCATCCGGAGCCGGCGGTGCCGATCGTCAAGGCCGTCCGGCGTGACCGGCGGCTCGCGGAGATCTTGATCGGCGCCCCGGCCGGACAACCGGAGTTCGCCGAATGGGCCGCGATGCTGGGCGGGGAGGGCACGGGAATCCCGTTCCTGCGCTACCTGCCCGAGCGCCTCGGTCCGCTCGGCGAACGCGTCGGGAAGGAGCTGCGCGAGCGGCTGGGCGAAGCGCCCTCCTTCGTTGCTTTCGAGGGCTGGGACACCGTCGCCGTCCTCGCTGACGTGCTGCGTTCCGACGGCACGGACCGGGCGGCCATCGCCGAGGCATGGCCGCGCGTGACGGTCGAAGGCACCCGCGGGCTGATCCGGTTTTCCCGCACGCCGGGCGTTAGCGTGCGGCAATGGGCTTGGACACCAATCCAAGTCGTTGATCGGGACCCGGCGGAACTCGATCGCTTTCGTATCCTCCACGTCGGCTGA
- a CDS encoding DUF6232 family protein — protein MPLPPRRGKPLELQVHRQILWVGSAAAPLRNVSWVEVFRLKPAWGKAGVYFLLLVIFAFLVSARLDSTDGGSGPAPGILTLFTLVVVCAVLLWSRKPVLVVELNSGSRVILTLPTMDELRAIAGQIVYAIDHPEYEFSAVLEQYNTTNNFGSVVNMNGGRGNTGINHGTVVHNDSTAQDTELQAAVTDLIRLLNDLRPELTPDQAQTVEDALPALTPDRAALRERGMILASVSQIAATVGEMGRPVVEALGRLLALLG, from the coding sequence ATGCCGCTGCCTCCCCGCAGGGGAAAGCCGCTGGAACTCCAGGTCCATCGGCAGATCCTGTGGGTGGGGTCGGCGGCGGCTCCGTTGCGCAATGTCAGCTGGGTCGAAGTGTTCAGGCTGAAGCCCGCCTGGGGCAAGGCCGGCGTCTACTTCCTCCTGTTGGTGATCTTCGCTTTCTTGGTCTCCGCCCGACTCGACTCCACGGACGGGGGCAGCGGTCCTGCCCCGGGCATCCTGACCCTGTTCACCCTGGTCGTTGTCTGCGCTGTCCTGCTCTGGTCGAGGAAGCCGGTGCTGGTCGTCGAGCTGAACAGCGGTTCCAGGGTAATCCTGACCCTGCCGACCATGGATGAACTGCGGGCGATCGCCGGCCAGATCGTGTACGCGATCGACCACCCGGAATACGAGTTCTCCGCCGTCCTCGAGCAGTACAACACCACGAACAACTTCGGCTCCGTCGTCAACATGAACGGCGGCAGGGGAAACACAGGGATCAACCACGGCACCGTCGTCCACAACGACAGCACCGCTCAGGACACCGAGCTGCAGGCCGCCGTGACGGACCTCATCCGCCTCCTCAACGACCTGCGCCCGGAGCTCACCCCGGACCAGGCCCAGACCGTAGAGGACGCGCTGCCCGCGCTCACCCCCGACCGGGCCGCCCTGCGTGAGCGCGGCATGATCCTGGCATCCGTCTCGCAGATCGCGGCGACCGTGGGCGAGATGGGCAGGCCCGTCGTGGAGGCGCTGGGCCGGCTGCTCGCGCTGCTGGGCTGA
- a CDS encoding MFS transporter: protein MLVIVAADFGLLFSAGVFNPLFTTYRMAATPDAFMSRVGTSWSVGAKTCQAVFVIAGGLVAAATGVRGALLVAGLLCMASALLLPWRGARLSSGHVPSPTTEAAPSPATDGPAA, encoded by the coding sequence GTGCTCGTCATCGTGGCCGCCGACTTCGGCCTGCTCTTCTCCGCCGGGGTCTTCAACCCGTTGTTCACCACCTATCGCATGGCAGCCACACCAGACGCCTTCATGTCCCGCGTCGGCACCTCCTGGTCGGTGGGCGCGAAGACGTGCCAGGCTGTCTTCGTAATCGCCGGTGGTCTCGTCGCCGCCGCCACAGGTGTCCGCGGCGCCCTACTTGTCGCCGGCCTGCTGTGCATGGCGAGCGCGCTGCTTCTGCCATGGCGAGGGGCGCGCTTGTCCAGCGGGCATGTTCCCTCGCCTACGACAGAAGCGGCTCCGTCCCCGGCCACGGACGGCCCGGCCGCGTAG
- a CDS encoding MerR family transcriptional regulator, which yields MRIGELSRRTGVSARSLRYYEEQGLLTSSRSDAGQRHYSDAAVQRVSLIRQLFDAGMSSRVIASVLPCVDVPGDLGVAEETFTSMMRERDRIDADIAHLIETRDALDVLIRANSRHRAELSTAPEPVAKSA from the coding sequence ATGCGGATAGGCGAGTTGTCCAGGCGCACGGGCGTGAGTGCGCGCTCACTGCGGTATTACGAAGAGCAGGGACTGCTGACCAGCTCACGCTCCGACGCGGGGCAGCGTCACTATTCCGATGCTGCGGTCCAGCGCGTGTCACTCATCCGACAGCTGTTCGACGCGGGGATGTCCAGCAGGGTGATCGCGTCTGTGCTGCCGTGTGTGGACGTCCCGGGTGACCTGGGCGTCGCTGAGGAGACGTTCACGTCAATGATGCGCGAGCGCGACCGGATCGACGCCGACATTGCGCACCTGATCGAGACGCGGGATGCACTCGACGTGCTGATCAGGGCCAACAGCCGGCACCGGGCGGAACTGTCCACGGCACCGGAACCGGTGGCGAAGTCGGCCTGA
- a CDS encoding NADP-dependent oxidoreductase — protein MGQAWGFGRYGGPEVQEFFDRPDPVPGRGEVLIQVDVAGVNPLDHLLRSGLVDGLDGGRPFPRVLGMEAAGTVLARGENVEGLEVGDAVFGFALTGGGTYAETTVLSAPNTARIPEGLSATVAATLPVAGTTAVDVLDQLGLPAGATVLVNGVGGGVGLAVARLAVGRELRVIGAGSTAKREHAEGIGVQFIDYTAQDVAAAARELVPDGFDGIVDLAGGTSLRTVAPLAQDSRNVIAVGDMSVPDLGGRFVERRVDRENLERSARLALDGLLAPVITAVHPLSDAPAALATVEDGHTSGKVVIKVA, from the coding sequence ATGGGACAGGCATGGGGTTTCGGCAGGTATGGCGGACCCGAGGTACAGGAGTTCTTCGACCGTCCCGACCCTGTCCCCGGTCGCGGCGAGGTGCTGATCCAGGTTGACGTCGCCGGCGTGAATCCCCTCGACCACCTTCTGCGCTCGGGTCTGGTCGACGGGCTCGACGGCGGGCGTCCGTTTCCCCGCGTGCTGGGCATGGAGGCGGCCGGAACCGTTCTCGCCCGGGGCGAGAACGTCGAGGGGCTCGAGGTGGGTGACGCGGTCTTCGGCTTCGCACTCACCGGTGGCGGCACCTACGCCGAAACGACGGTGCTGTCCGCGCCGAACACCGCGCGCATCCCGGAGGGTCTGTCCGCGACCGTGGCGGCAACGCTGCCGGTAGCCGGGACGACCGCGGTGGACGTGCTCGACCAGCTCGGCCTCCCGGCCGGTGCCACGGTCCTGGTCAACGGAGTCGGAGGCGGGGTCGGCCTCGCCGTCGCCCGGCTGGCTGTCGGACGCGAGCTGCGTGTGATCGGCGCCGGGAGTACCGCCAAACGCGAACACGCCGAGGGTATCGGGGTGCAATTCATCGACTACACAGCCCAGGACGTCGCCGCCGCGGCACGCGAGCTGGTTCCGGACGGCTTCGACGGGATCGTCGACCTGGCCGGAGGCACCTCGCTGCGGACGGTCGCTCCGCTGGCCCAGGATTCCCGCAACGTCATCGCTGTGGGTGATATGTCTGTGCCCGATCTCGGTGGGCGTTTCGTCGAGCGTCGCGTCGACCGCGAGAACCTGGAGCGGTCCGCCCGGCTGGCCCTCGACGGACTCCTCGCACCCGTGATCACCGCGGTCCATCCGCTCTCCGACGCCCCGGCCGCCCTTGCCACCGTCGAGGACGGTCACACCTCGGGCAAGGTTGTCATCAAGGTGGCATGA
- a CDS encoding transposase, translated as MLRDVLGESEWADLLTPADRRGLTPLFWSHVRPYGEVNLDRDTRLNLAVATVPGPRTADGKAVRSTVEKT; from the coding sequence ATGCTCCGGGACGTCCTCGGCGAATCGGAGTGGGCGGACCTTCTCACCCCCGCCGACCGGCGCGGTCTGACCCCGCTGTTCTGGTCGCACGTCCGCCCCTACGGTGAGGTGAACCTCGACAGGGACACCCGCCTCAACCTGGCCGTGGCGACCGTTCCCGGCCCTCGGACCGCAGACGGCAAGGCCGTACGTTCCACCGTGGAGAAAACATGA
- a CDS encoding helix-turn-helix transcriptional regulator: protein MSSQELADFLRRRREGLQPEDAPAEATRPPSQRARRTPGLRREEVAALAQVSVSYYERLEQARAPRPSPQVLSALATALQLTEAERDHLARLAGQVLPTENDGAPEHVPEDAQQLLGRLDGIPAYIVNDRQDVVAWNAAAAALITDFSRLTPVQRNVTRISTRFRDTLCTGAPGSESDFSQQAAAQLRAASVRYPTDNVLAELINEFATHDPDFASSWCNHAVHPVLRVRKNLHHPILGELEIDRHTLSLPGSGFSLVMYTAEADSPSAAALKSL from the coding sequence GTGAGCAGTCAGGAACTCGCAGACTTTCTCCGCCGCCGCCGCGAGGGTCTGCAACCAGAAGATGCGCCGGCCGAAGCGACGCGTCCGCCAAGCCAGCGCGCCCGTCGCACACCCGGGCTGCGTCGCGAAGAGGTAGCCGCCCTGGCACAGGTGTCGGTGAGCTACTACGAACGGCTGGAACAGGCACGGGCACCCCGGCCCTCACCGCAGGTGCTGTCTGCGCTCGCGACGGCTCTCCAGCTCACTGAAGCAGAGCGCGACCATCTGGCCCGCCTGGCCGGACAAGTGTTGCCGACAGAGAACGACGGCGCGCCAGAGCACGTACCCGAGGATGCCCAACAGCTACTCGGCAGACTTGACGGCATCCCTGCCTACATCGTCAACGACCGGCAAGACGTCGTCGCCTGGAACGCAGCAGCCGCAGCCCTGATTACAGACTTCTCTCGTCTCACACCTGTCCAGCGCAACGTCACGCGCATCTCGACGAGATTCCGTGACACCCTCTGCACCGGCGCGCCCGGTTCGGAGTCCGATTTCTCTCAGCAGGCAGCCGCTCAATTGCGCGCAGCCAGCGTTCGGTACCCCACAGATAACGTGCTCGCAGAGCTAATCAACGAGTTCGCAACCCACGATCCAGATTTTGCGAGCAGCTGGTGTAACCACGCTGTGCACCCCGTGCTCCGCGTGCGAAAAAACCTGCATCACCCCATACTGGGCGAGCTGGAAATCGACCGGCACACCCTTAGCTTGCCCGGCTCAGGTTTCTCCCTGGTGATGTACACGGCAGAAGCCGACAGCCCCAGCGCCGCTGCACTGAAGAGCCTTTGA
- a CDS encoding nuclear transport factor 2 family protein translates to MVSSTPEEIFRRMIDLMLAKDMSAVADLWAPDGIAEFPFAAGSSPRVLRGREEVRAYLAYYPELMDMEEVAALTVRPTGQTDTVVVEWTATGRTVATSQPYRLDYIVVLTVRDGLIALFRDYWSPLSVAAAAGGLARLIDSLERRDA, encoded by the coding sequence ATGGTGTCCAGCACGCCTGAGGAAATTTTTCGCCGCATGATCGACCTGATGCTGGCCAAAGACATGAGTGCCGTGGCGGATCTGTGGGCGCCTGACGGAATTGCGGAATTCCCTTTCGCAGCCGGGAGCTCCCCTCGCGTTCTTCGCGGACGCGAGGAGGTACGCGCCTACCTCGCTTACTATCCGGAGCTGATGGACATGGAGGAGGTGGCCGCGCTCACCGTGCGGCCCACGGGTCAAACGGACACCGTCGTGGTGGAGTGGACGGCCACCGGCCGCACCGTCGCCACCTCCCAGCCCTACCGCCTGGACTACATCGTGGTTCTCACGGTCCGCGACGGGCTGATTGCTCTGTTTCGGGATTACTGGAGCCCGCTGTCGGTGGCCGCCGCTGCCGGGGGGCTCGCCAGGCTGATCGACTCGCTCGAAAGGAGGGACGCCTGA